In Trichoderma asperellum chromosome 1, complete sequence, a single window of DNA contains:
- a CDS encoding uncharacterized protein (EggNog:ENOG41~TransMembrane:1 (o48-73i)), producing the protein MKFLFALLLTATAAYGCGSNAYRCKNPDKTVNEMWQVTHRICDELKEDDCYCSHWAEYYCDPWGDNIAEFKRRCTNEGENWYWLEC; encoded by the coding sequence ATGAAGTTCTTGTTTGCCCTCCTGCTCACTGCGACTGCTGCGTATGGCTGTGGAAGCAACGCATACAGATGCAAAAACCCTGACAAGACAGTCAATGAGATGTGGCAAGTGACGCACAGAATCTGTGATGAATTGAAAGAAGATGACTGCTATTGCTCCCACTGGGCTGAATACTATTGTGATCCTTGGGGTGATAACATCGCCGAATTCAAGCGCAGATGCACTAATGAGGGCGAGAACTGGTACTGGCTGGAGTGTTAA
- a CDS encoding uncharacterized protein (EggNog:ENOG41), translating to MRIRRPRQHTSGENISSDILRLARTSTTLNSKNTVDSQAPNMDEVAFKVNGDLGTMTEDWSLEELYDSRRIVIFRRFLSRSALEIKFGAGPPNTGPYEDFCISCIKRGNAPSYYFTQYDIIRLAESFLMGPSLGGFSAEAKRQILRILDTFDPLIVSKVKAETEDLFKLIMGLSNPQSSNFEVEIEVHRWETLLPALETIMSRYNSLLKANGKNRQPINIGHVSGEWAWDWGSARPHKLQLPAMTTYKPEDFNLPKINLDQYQLCISGLADSFLGIVNGLHPDEDALKRILDIFPNLLEGFALRIGHKAPSLMHSNILNFVFNNRHQISTSFKVRYFELGNFQEKFVPRSDDVSINDTVGAWLGNLDLSQAQSEANTSNLSKHGQQNNSDSANASIGSAKHDYSATKPSKSQEAIDSWFAAYHELIPKTEGYKWLLSRLEKELHMAPAKPSFMDTIKNLITQSLQSLLQIGNHRLTTTYEAMFEVDWDIMAFLVQQQYTIEPEEPIERIITVTGSYQDSYVTTCGQYINQTWPSSGNIMMKLVNDMISSRIKYKSTSDPSTGTILNARIDGGKFIVTARGPKTSVVEVGEQLAWLGAALRTPPNGQGLAHCSPSISCLGVSEKPSLSPVSRNYIVKFKIIFVDEIEQDPSRLNGMCWYNLFKSPMVVKGYPIPARVEAGTGAEMPLNIMAGLARTQRVDCFKGMTFIKSFSILLVPTKRSGDMIFWHLVYNKDGRRISYLDSIITILGYAKNLDLEQCRHVLGWCEDADFYAGSAQANYFILNSALPAPHEGCSLASTYVSPGRCIVGGPAFSLGVKDTPAHVSRTGYIPRLQWIATKFVLLWDESEKRGWLVNGTSALLHIVRASLAYNNTDKFNFAFIFRESSFQESATPFTADSAIDMLINPKNLALKLYREKDGYLLLESRIESVYNILEKLIDHQADIAGERGVNMTDKPRRYLEGWEFNDLAMSRDPLYPRVASLEARGKSWVDFTRAIHAVTLFGRGFGDMIKSHGVNICEYWADMPKQKYYVAACLSDLSQLVKDNHVHTDSQVRVSQDIIWHTPTSLFGTCRCKGILGQDHSDPVQSLLPSAMSKILLPRKLAVPTKSRGAIIFGHNPNFPWIYEDSGHPNEGKLPPPNVSDVDSLKDSGIEVDMDSPKTGITQPSAQILIESSANRQVEVSLPESASLPSSDAHSQEEYTVGILCALPKELLAVRALFDKKHDNLESLFGDTNHYALGQMGKHMIVASCLPEYGTTSAADSASNMRRSFPNIRFCLMVGIGGGAPSLENDIRLGDVVVSLPTAGYPGVVQYDRGKEKDDNVFELTGSLPPPPRSLMTAISSLRSDPDLPSYPLQPYLDEITSRVPESIRSRYQHPGKEHDQLFKVACSKCQLQQECADSDSHVTQRSLRLTDHPEIHYGLIASGNHVIKNSQTRDKWAQEHGVLCFEMEAAGIMSIFPSLVIRGICDYADAFKNKLWQEYAAATAAAYAKLLLSVVAAPDQIYDARGLARRRNSGHERPDELHNKRRRLE from the exons ATGAGGATACGCAGGCCACGCCAACACACTTCTGGAGAGAATATCAGCAGTGATATACTACGCCTGGCTCGGACCTCTACAACCTTGAATAGCAAGAACACTGTTGATTCCCAGGCACCCAATATGGATGAAGTGGCTTTCAAAGTCAACGGTGACCTTGGTACAATGACTGAAGATTGGTCCCTTGAAGAGCTGTATGACTCTCGGCGAATAGTTATATTTCGGAGGTTTCTATCCAGATCAGCTCTGGAAATCAAATTTGGTGCTGGTCCTCCGAACACGGGGCCATATGAAGATTTCTGTATCTCATGCATTAAAAGGGGAAATGCACCCAGCTATTATTTCACCCAATATGATATAATTCGCCTGGCTGAGTCGTTTCTGATGGGACCTTCGCTAGGCGGATTCAGCGCTGAGGCAAAGCGTCAGATACTCCGCATTTTGGACACTTTTGACCCTCTCATTGTCTCTAAGGTCAAGGCTGAGACCGAAGACCTTTTCAAGCTGATTATGGGCTTGTCTAATCCCCAATCAAGTAACTTCGAGGTAGAGATCGAGGTGCACCGTTGGGAAACCCTCCTGCCCGCGCTTGAAACGATTATGAGCAGATATAACTCTCTACTTAAGGCAAATGGTAAGAATAGACAACCGATAAATATTGGACATGTTTCGGGGGAATGGGCATGGGACTGGGGTTCCGCAAGACCTCACAAGTTACAGCTCCCAGCAATGACCACCTACAAACCAGAAGATTTTAACCTTCCCAAAATTAATCTTGACCAATATCAACTATGCATATCGGGACTAGCAGATTCATTTCTCGGCATTGTAAACGGCTTACATCCGGATGAAGATGCTCTCAAAAGAATCTTAGATATCTTTCCTAACTTACTCGAGGGTTTCGCACTCAGAATTGGCCATAAAGCGCCAAGCCTTATGCACAGCAATATTTTGAATTTTGTTTTCAACAATCGCCA TCAAATTTCTACATCTTTCAAAGTAAGATATTTTGAGCTTGGGAACTTTCAAGAGAAATTTGTTCCCAGATCCGATGATGTGTCAATTAATGATACTGTTGGAGCCTGGTTGGGTAATTTAGATCTCAGCCAAGCTCAATCAGAGGCAAATACGAGTAATTTATCGAAACACGGTCAGCAAAATAATAGCGATTCGGCAAACGCTAGTATAGGCTCAGCAAAACACGATTACAGCGCAACAAAGCCATCGAAGTCCCAAGAAGCCATAGATTCGTGGTTCGCCGCCTACCATGAGCTTATCCCCAAAACAGAGGGTTATAAGTGGCTTCTCAGTCGCCTAGAGAAAGAACTTCACATGGCTCCAGCGAAGCCGAGTTTTATGGATACAATTAAGAATTTAATTACACAGTCTCTACAGTCACTGCTCCAAATTGGCAATCACAGACTTACTACCACTTATGAGGCCATGTTCGAAGTTGACTGGGATATCATGGCGTTTCTAGTGCAACAACAGTATACTATCGAGCCAGAAGAACCAATAGAAAGAATAATTACAGTGACCGGATCCTACCAGGATTCGTACGTAACAACATGTGGCCAATACATTAATCAGACATGGCCATCGTCTGGAAATATCATGATGAAGCTGGTAAATGATATGATAAGCAGCAGGATTAAGTATAAATCCACGA GCGATCCATCCACAGGAACAATACTTAATGCAAGAATTGATGGAGGGAAATTCATAGTTACAGCTCGCGGGCCTAAGACTTCTGTTGTTGAAGTTGGGGAACAACTTGCTTGGCTCGGCGCGGCGCTTCGCACACCTCCAAACGGTCAGGGTCTTGCTCACTGCAGCCCATCCATCAGCTGTCTTGGTGTTAGTGAGAAGCCGTCACTATCTCCTGTTTCCAGGAATTATATTGTCAAGTTCAAAATAATTTTTGTGGACGAGATCGAGCAAGATCCTAGCAGATTGAACGGCATGTGCTGGTACAACCTATTCAAAAGTCCAATGGTAGTTAAAGGATATCCAATTCCAGCAAGAGTTGAAGCAGGCACCGGGGCTGAGATGCCATTGAACATAATGGCGGGTCTAGCTCGAACTCAGCGAGTGGATTGCTTTAAAGGAATGACCTTTATCAAAAGCTTTTCTATTCTCTTAGTTCCAACAAAGAGAAGTGGAGACATGATATTTTGGCACTTGGTTTACAATAAAGATGGGCGCCGTATATCATATCTCGATAGCATCATAACCATCCTGGGATATGCCAAAAATCTCGACTTAGAACAATGTCGGCATGTCCTCGGTTGGTGCGAAGATGCCGACTTTTACGCTG GTTCAGCACAAGCAAACTATTTTATCCTCAATTCCGCGCTTCCTGCGCCCCATGAAGGCTGCAGTCTTGCCAGTACTTACGTATCTCCTGGGCGATGCATAGTTGGTGGTCCTGCATTCAGTCTTGGGGTTAAAGACACTCCTGCCCATGTGTCTCGTACCGGCTATATTCCGAGACTTCAATGGATTGCTACAAAATTTGTGCTGCTATGGGACGAGAGCGAGAAACGTGGTTGGCTTGTCAATGGAACAAGTGCCTTGCTGCATATAGTAAGAGCATCGTTGGCGTACAACAACACAGATAAGTTTAACTTTGCTTTCATCTTCAGGGAAAGTAGTTTTCAAGAATCGGCAACGCCATTCACGGCTGACTCGGCTATTGATATGCTCATTAACCCGAAAAACTTGGCGCTTAAACTGTACCGCGAGAAAGACGGTTATCTGTTGTTAGAGAGCAGAATTGAATCtgtttataatattctagAGAAGCTCATCGATCATCAAGCAGATATTGCTGGCGAGCGTGGCGTTAATATGACTGATAAACCACGTCGATATCTTGAAGGTTGGGAATTCAACGACCTGGCAATGAGCCGCGATCCACTTTACCCACGAGTGGCTTCTCTAGAGGCACGCGGGAAGAGTTGGGTTGATTTCACCAGAGCTATACATGCCGTTACTCTGTTTGGGCGCGGATTTGGCGACATGATCAAATCACACGGTGTCAATATATGCGAATACTGGGCTGACAtgccaaaacaaaaatattACGTCGCAGCTTGCCTTTCCGATTTGAGCCAACTGGTAAAAGATAATCACGTTCATACAGATAGTCAGGTAAGAGTTAGCCAGGATATTATATGGCACACGCCGACGAGTCTGTTTGGAACCTGTCGGTGCAAAGGAATACTTGGACAAGATCACAGCGACCCAGTACAATCCTTACTCCCGTCGGCTATGTCCAAGATTTTGCTCCCCAGGAAGCTTGCCGTTCCTACGAAAAGCCGTGGAGCCATCATATTTGGACACAATCCTAACTTTCCTTGGATTTATGAAGACAGTGGTCATCCGAATGAGGGGAAACTGCCGCCGCCTAACGTGTCTGATGTAGATTCTCTCAAAGACAGTGGCATCGAAGTTGATATGGACTCGCCAAAAACAGGAATTACTCAGCCAAGCGCCCAAATATTAATTGAATCTTCAGCCAATAGACAAGTTGAGGTGTCTTTGCCGGAGTCTGCCTCTTTACCGAGCAGCGACGCACACTCCCAGGAAGAATACACAGTTGGAATACTTTGCGCATTGCCCAAGGAGCTTTTGGCCGTGCGAGCCCTTTTCGATAAAAAACATGACAACCTTGAAAGTTTATTCGGAGATACCAACCACTACGCCTTGGGGCAGATGGGAAAACACATGATTGTTGCTTCTTGTCTCCCAGAATACGGAACAACCTCGGCAGCTGATTCTGCCTCAAACATGAGGAGAAGCTTCCCAAACATAAGATTCTGTTTAATGGTCGGCATAGGAGGCGGTGCACCCTCTCTCGAGAACGATATTCGGCTCGGAGATGTAGTTGTGAGCCTACCGACGGCTGGCTACCCGGGCGTAGTTCAATACGACCgcggcaaagaaaaagatgacaACGTATTCGAGCTGACTGGATCCCTTCCACCGCCTCCTCGGTCCTTGATGACTGCTATAAGTTCTTTACGATCCGATCCGGATCTTCCCTCTTATCCTTTGCAACCATATCTCGATGAGATAACAAGCCGAGTCCCCGAATCCATAAGATCGAGATATCAGCACCCGGGGAAAGAACACGACCAGCTCTTCAAAGTCGCATGCTCAAAGTGCCAATTGCAACAAGAATGCGCCGACAGCGATAGCCACGTCACACAGAGAAGTTTGCGGCTGACAGATCACCCAGAAATCCACTACGGGCTCATCGCCTCTGGAAACCACGTAATTAAAAACTCCCAGACCCGTGATAAGTGGGCACAAGAACACGGCGTTTTGTGCTTCGAGATGGAAGCTGCAGGCATAATGAGCATATTCCCATCCCTTGTTATTCGGGGAATCTGTGACTATGCGGATGCATTCAAGAATAAATTGTGGCAAGAATATGCCGCGGCCACAGCGGCTGCGTATGCGAAGCTGCTCTTGAGCGTCGTCGCTGCTCCTGATCAAATCTATGATGCGCGAGGCTTGGCTCGAAGGAGAAACTCGGGACATGAGAGACCAGATGAGCTGCATAATAAGCGGCGGAGACTTGAGTGA
- a CDS encoding uncharacterized protein (EggNog:ENOG41~SECRETED:SignalP(1-16)), with the protein MLLLPHVFKQACQTGGGVYKPLHAVSRFSYCDNLFPFQANTLQVCSHYIIYFLHLYAIMKFLFALLLTATAAYGCGSNAYRCKNPDKTVNEMWQVTHRICDELKEDDCYCSHWAEYYCDPWGDNIAEFKRRCTNEGENWYWLEC; encoded by the coding sequence ATGTTGCTTCTCCCGCATGTGTTCAAGCAGGCATGTCAAACCGGTGGAGGAGTATATAAACCCCTACATGCTGTATCTCGTTTTAGCTATTGTGACAACTTATTTCCATTCCAAGCTAACACCTTGCAAGTCTGCTCGCACTACATTATATACTTTCTACATCTTTACGCCATCATGAAGTTCTTGTTTGCCCTCCTGCTCACTGCGACTGCTGCGTATGGCTGTGGAAGCAACGCATACAGATGCAAAAACCCTGACAAGACAGTCAATGAGATGTGGCAAGTGACGCACAGAATCTGTGATGAATTGAAAGAAGATGACTGCTATTGCTCCCACTGGGCTGAATACTATTGTGATCCTTGGGGTGATAACATCGCCGAATTCAAGCGCAGATGCACTAATGAGGGCGAGAACTGGTACTGGCTGGAGTGTTAA
- a CDS encoding uncharacterized protein (EggNog:ENOG41~TransMembrane:1 (i101-121o)), translating to MQFLLKVSVVLALASSAIAGQCSNHNKGAHKLDCVSKSELSQHGSDYCDTHWDTKSGTWSNFADSSGHTANIGMVGLFSSKAACKSAFAEIVDSCYNGWDGGAWVAYGTLLHINFCKWGSDDKAPKEEL from the coding sequence ATGCAGTTTCTTCTGAAAGTCTCTGTTGTCCTTGCGCTTGCTTCAAGCGCCATTGCCGGTCAGTGCTCCAACCACAATAAGGGAGCACACAAGTTGGATTGTGTCAGTAAGAGTGAGCTATCTCAGCATGGTAGTGACTATTGCGACACTCATTGGGACACAAAATCCGGCACCTGGTCGAATTTTGCCGACAGCAGCGGACACACCGCCAATATCGGAATGGTTGGATTGTTCTCCTCTAAGGCGGCTTGCAAGTCGGCCTTCGCGGAAATAGTTGATAGCTGCTACAATGGCTGGGATGGAGGTGCCTGGGTGGCGTATGGGACCTTACTGCACATCAATTTCTGCAAGTGGGGATCGGATGATAAAGCACCAAAGGAGGAATTGTAA
- a CDS encoding uncharacterized protein (EggNog:ENOG41): MDSSRHEAERGQSTSPEPITPSLSQNIPRHSTSSNSRGRLSRSPPSPPPPRSPMRIRRPRQHTSGENISSDILRLARTSTTLNSKNTVDSQAPNMDEVAFKVNGDLGTMTEDWSLEELYDSRRIVIFRRFLSRSALEIKFGAGPPNTGPYEDFCISCIKRGNAPSYYFTQYDIIRLAESFLMGPSLGGFSAEAKRQILRILDTFDPLIVSKVKAETEDLFKLIMGLSNPQSSNFEVEIEVHRWETLLPALETIMSRYNSLLKANGKNRQPINIGHVSGEWAWDWGSARPHKLQLPAMTTYKPEDFNLPKINLDQYQLCISGLADSFLGIVNGLHPDEDALKRILDIFPNLLEGFALRIGHKAPSLMHSNILNFVFNNRHQISTSFKVRYFELGNFQEKFVPRSDDVSINDTVGAWLGNLDLSQAQSEANTSNLSKHGQQNNSDSANASIGSAKHDYSATKPSKSQEAIDSWFAAYHELIPKTEGYKWLLSRLEKELHMAPAKPSFMDTIKNLITQSLQSLLQIGNHRLTTTYEAMFEVDWDIMAFLVQQQYTIEPEEPIERIITVTGSYQDSYVTTCGQYINQTWPSSGNIMMKLVNDMISSRIKYKSTSDPSTGTILNARIDGGKFIVTARGPKTSVVEVGEQLAWLGAALRTPPNGQGLAHCSPSISCLGVSEKPSLSPVSRNYIVKFKIIFVDEIEQDPSRLNGMCWYNLFKSPMVVKGYPIPARVEAGTGAEMPLNIMAGLARTQRVDCFKGMTFIKSFSILLVPTKRSGDMIFWHLVYNKDGRRISYLDSIITILGYAKNLDLEQCRHVLGWCEDADFYAGSAQANYFILNSALPAPHEGCSLASTYVSPGRCIVGGPAFSLGVKDTPAHVSRTGYIPRLQWIATKFVLLWDESEKRGWLVNGTSALLHIVRASLAYNNTDKFNFAFIFRESSFQESATPFTADSAIDMLINPKNLALKLYREKDGYLLLESRIESVYNILEKLIDHQADIAGERGVNMTDKPRRYLEGWEFNDLAMSRDPLYPRVASLEARGKSWVDFTRAIHAVTLFGRGFGDMIKSHGVNICEYWADMPKQKYYVAACLSDLSQLVKDNHVHTDSQVRVSQDIIWHTPTSLFGTCRCKGILGQDHSDPVQSLLPSAMSKILLPRKLAVPTKSRGAIIFGHNPNFPWIYEDSGHPNEGKLPPPNVSDVDSLKDSGIEVDMDSPKTGITQPSAQILIESSANRQVEVSLPESASLPSSDAHSQEEYTVGILCALPKELLAVRALFDKKHDNLESLFGDTNHYALGQMGKHMIVASCLPEYGTTSAADSASNMRRSFPNIRFCLMVGIGGGAPSLENDIRLGDVVVSLPTAGYPGVVQYDRGKEKDDNVFELTGSLPPPPRSLMTAISSLRSDPDLPSYPLQPYLDEITSRVPESIRSRYQHPGKEHDQLFKVACSKCQLQQECADSDSHVTQRSLRLTDHPEIHYGLIASGNHVIKNSQTRDKWAQEHGVLCFEMEAAGIMSIFPSLVIRGICDYADAFKNKLWQEYAAATAAAYAKLLLSVVAAPDQIYDARGLARRRNSGHERPDELHNKRRRLE, translated from the exons ATGGATTCATCTCGACATGAAGCGGAGAGGGGCCAGAGCACTAGTCCCGAGCCCATAACACCTAGTCTTTCTCAGAATATTCCTCGCCATTCCACGTCTTCTAACTCCCGGGGAAGATTGAGCCGCAGCCCTCCTTCGCCACCGCCACCTCGTT CGCCGATGAGGATACGCAGGCCACGCCAACACACTTCTGGAGAGAATATCAGCAGTGATATACTACGCCTGGCTCGGACCTCTACAACCTTGAATAGCAAGAACACTGTTGATTCCCAGGCACCCAATATGGATGAAGTGGCTTTCAAAGTCAACGGTGACCTTGGTACAATGACTGAAGATTGGTCCCTTGAAGAGCTGTATGACTCTCGGCGAATAGTTATATTTCGGAGGTTTCTATCCAGATCAGCTCTGGAAATCAAATTTGGTGCTGGTCCTCCGAACACGGGGCCATATGAAGATTTCTGTATCTCATGCATTAAAAGGGGAAATGCACCCAGCTATTATTTCACCCAATATGATATAATTCGCCTGGCTGAGTCGTTTCTGATGGGACCTTCGCTAGGCGGATTCAGCGCTGAGGCAAAGCGTCAGATACTCCGCATTTTGGACACTTTTGACCCTCTCATTGTCTCTAAGGTCAAGGCTGAGACCGAAGACCTTTTCAAGCTGATTATGGGCTTGTCTAATCCCCAATCAAGTAACTTCGAGGTAGAGATCGAGGTGCACCGTTGGGAAACCCTCCTGCCCGCGCTTGAAACGATTATGAGCAGATATAACTCTCTACTTAAGGCAAATGGTAAGAATAGACAACCGATAAATATTGGACATGTTTCGGGGGAATGGGCATGGGACTGGGGTTCCGCAAGACCTCACAAGTTACAGCTCCCAGCAATGACCACCTACAAACCAGAAGATTTTAACCTTCCCAAAATTAATCTTGACCAATATCAACTATGCATATCGGGACTAGCAGATTCATTTCTCGGCATTGTAAACGGCTTACATCCGGATGAAGATGCTCTCAAAAGAATCTTAGATATCTTTCCTAACTTACTCGAGGGTTTCGCACTCAGAATTGGCCATAAAGCGCCAAGCCTTATGCACAGCAATATTTTGAATTTTGTTTTCAACAATCGCCA TCAAATTTCTACATCTTTCAAAGTAAGATATTTTGAGCTTGGGAACTTTCAAGAGAAATTTGTTCCCAGATCCGATGATGTGTCAATTAATGATACTGTTGGAGCCTGGTTGGGTAATTTAGATCTCAGCCAAGCTCAATCAGAGGCAAATACGAGTAATTTATCGAAACACGGTCAGCAAAATAATAGCGATTCGGCAAACGCTAGTATAGGCTCAGCAAAACACGATTACAGCGCAACAAAGCCATCGAAGTCCCAAGAAGCCATAGATTCGTGGTTCGCCGCCTACCATGAGCTTATCCCCAAAACAGAGGGTTATAAGTGGCTTCTCAGTCGCCTAGAGAAAGAACTTCACATGGCTCCAGCGAAGCCGAGTTTTATGGATACAATTAAGAATTTAATTACACAGTCTCTACAGTCACTGCTCCAAATTGGCAATCACAGACTTACTACCACTTATGAGGCCATGTTCGAAGTTGACTGGGATATCATGGCGTTTCTAGTGCAACAACAGTATACTATCGAGCCAGAAGAACCAATAGAAAGAATAATTACAGTGACCGGATCCTACCAGGATTCGTACGTAACAACATGTGGCCAATACATTAATCAGACATGGCCATCGTCTGGAAATATCATGATGAAGCTGGTAAATGATATGATAAGCAGCAGGATTAAGTATAAATCCACGA GCGATCCATCCACAGGAACAATACTTAATGCAAGAATTGATGGAGGGAAATTCATAGTTACAGCTCGCGGGCCTAAGACTTCTGTTGTTGAAGTTGGGGAACAACTTGCTTGGCTCGGCGCGGCGCTTCGCACACCTCCAAACGGTCAGGGTCTTGCTCACTGCAGCCCATCCATCAGCTGTCTTGGTGTTAGTGAGAAGCCGTCACTATCTCCTGTTTCCAGGAATTATATTGTCAAGTTCAAAATAATTTTTGTGGACGAGATCGAGCAAGATCCTAGCAGATTGAACGGCATGTGCTGGTACAACCTATTCAAAAGTCCAATGGTAGTTAAAGGATATCCAATTCCAGCAAGAGTTGAAGCAGGCACCGGGGCTGAGATGCCATTGAACATAATGGCGGGTCTAGCTCGAACTCAGCGAGTGGATTGCTTTAAAGGAATGACCTTTATCAAAAGCTTTTCTATTCTCTTAGTTCCAACAAAGAGAAGTGGAGACATGATATTTTGGCACTTGGTTTACAATAAAGATGGGCGCCGTATATCATATCTCGATAGCATCATAACCATCCTGGGATATGCCAAAAATCTCGACTTAGAACAATGTCGGCATGTCCTCGGTTGGTGCGAAGATGCCGACTTTTACGCTG GTTCAGCACAAGCAAACTATTTTATCCTCAATTCCGCGCTTCCTGCGCCCCATGAAGGCTGCAGTCTTGCCAGTACTTACGTATCTCCTGGGCGATGCATAGTTGGTGGTCCTGCATTCAGTCTTGGGGTTAAAGACACTCCTGCCCATGTGTCTCGTACCGGCTATATTCCGAGACTTCAATGGATTGCTACAAAATTTGTGCTGCTATGGGACGAGAGCGAGAAACGTGGTTGGCTTGTCAATGGAACAAGTGCCTTGCTGCATATAGTAAGAGCATCGTTGGCGTACAACAACACAGATAAGTTTAACTTTGCTTTCATCTTCAGGGAAAGTAGTTTTCAAGAATCGGCAACGCCATTCACGGCTGACTCGGCTATTGATATGCTCATTAACCCGAAAAACTTGGCGCTTAAACTGTACCGCGAGAAAGACGGTTATCTGTTGTTAGAGAGCAGAATTGAATCtgtttataatattctagAGAAGCTCATCGATCATCAAGCAGATATTGCTGGCGAGCGTGGCGTTAATATGACTGATAAACCACGTCGATATCTTGAAGGTTGGGAATTCAACGACCTGGCAATGAGCCGCGATCCACTTTACCCACGAGTGGCTTCTCTAGAGGCACGCGGGAAGAGTTGGGTTGATTTCACCAGAGCTATACATGCCGTTACTCTGTTTGGGCGCGGATTTGGCGACATGATCAAATCACACGGTGTCAATATATGCGAATACTGGGCTGACAtgccaaaacaaaaatattACGTCGCAGCTTGCCTTTCCGATTTGAGCCAACTGGTAAAAGATAATCACGTTCATACAGATAGTCAGGTAAGAGTTAGCCAGGATATTATATGGCACACGCCGACGAGTCTGTTTGGAACCTGTCGGTGCAAAGGAATACTTGGACAAGATCACAGCGACCCAGTACAATCCTTACTCCCGTCGGCTATGTCCAAGATTTTGCTCCCCAGGAAGCTTGCCGTTCCTACGAAAAGCCGTGGAGCCATCATATTTGGACACAATCCTAACTTTCCTTGGATTTATGAAGACAGTGGTCATCCGAATGAGGGGAAACTGCCGCCGCCTAACGTGTCTGATGTAGATTCTCTCAAAGACAGTGGCATCGAAGTTGATATGGACTCGCCAAAAACAGGAATTACTCAGCCAAGCGCCCAAATATTAATTGAATCTTCAGCCAATAGACAAGTTGAGGTGTCTTTGCCGGAGTCTGCCTCTTTACCGAGCAGCGACGCACACTCCCAGGAAGAATACACAGTTGGAATACTTTGCGCATTGCCCAAGGAGCTTTTGGCCGTGCGAGCCCTTTTCGATAAAAAACATGACAACCTTGAAAGTTTATTCGGAGATACCAACCACTACGCCTTGGGGCAGATGGGAAAACACATGATTGTTGCTTCTTGTCTCCCAGAATACGGAACAACCTCGGCAGCTGATTCTGCCTCAAACATGAGGAGAAGCTTCCCAAACATAAGATTCTGTTTAATGGTCGGCATAGGAGGCGGTGCACCCTCTCTCGAGAACGATATTCGGCTCGGAGATGTAGTTGTGAGCCTACCGACGGCTGGCTACCCGGGCGTAGTTCAATACGACCgcggcaaagaaaaagatgacaACGTATTCGAGCTGACTGGATCCCTTCCACCGCCTCCTCGGTCCTTGATGACTGCTATAAGTTCTTTACGATCCGATCCGGATCTTCCCTCTTATCCTTTGCAACCATATCTCGATGAGATAACAAGCCGAGTCCCCGAATCCATAAGATCGAGATATCAGCACCCGGGGAAAGAACACGACCAGCTCTTCAAAGTCGCATGCTCAAAGTGCCAATTGCAACAAGAATGCGCCGACAGCGATAGCCACGTCACACAGAGAAGTTTGCGGCTGACAGATCACCCAGAAATCCACTACGGGCTCATCGCCTCTGGAAACCACGTAATTAAAAACTCCCAGACCCGTGATAAGTGGGCACAAGAACACGGCGTTTTGTGCTTCGAGATGGAAGCTGCAGGCATAATGAGCATATTCCCATCCCTTGTTATTCGGGGAATCTGTGACTATGCGGATGCATTCAAGAATAAATTGTGGCAAGAATATGCCGCGGCCACAGCGGCTGCGTATGCGAAGCTGCTCTTGAGCGTCGTCGCTGCTCCTGATCAAATCTATGATGCGCGAGGCTTGGCTCGAAGGAGAAACTCGGGACATGAGAGACCAGATGAGCTGCATAATAAGCGGCGGAGACTTGAGTGA